The following coding sequences are from one Streptomyces sp. NBC_00536 window:
- a CDS encoding MFS transporter: MSDTTVRTTTHPSPRATAPDPSGSPGAPGPAAMSPLGLFTVLLGAALPLIDFFIVNVALPAIDTDLAAGPAMLELVVGGYGVAYAVLLVLGGRLGDTAGRRRLFLIGMAAFGLTSLACGLAPTAWTLVGARVAQGAAAAMMLPQVLATIQATTQGPRRARAMSLYGATAGLSMVAGQILGGVLVAADVAGSGWRSVFLVNVPVVLLGLVLAVRAVPETRSERPASVDVRGTLLLALSLVSLLLPLTEGRATGWPLWTWVSLAVFPFAATAFYRTERRLDRLGRTPLVPPSLLRLDSLRRGLVMVVPFSIGFSGFMFVVAVALQQGLRMGPVAAGLALVPMAVSFFAASLAGPRLVSRFGTRVVTAGGVFQAVGMGLLLLAVLRDWPDLGLAGIAPGVAVAGLGQGLQLPVLMRLMLSDVPADRAGVGGGVMVTTQQSALALGVATLGSLFLALTPSLGMRDAFAVTLAVQLGMVALTCLLSLRLPRVMR; this comes from the coding sequence GTGAGCGACACAACGGTACGTACGACGACCCACCCCTCCCCCCGCGCCACCGCGCCGGACCCCTCCGGCTCCCCGGGCGCCCCGGGCCCCGCGGCCATGAGCCCGCTCGGGCTGTTCACGGTGCTGCTGGGCGCCGCCCTGCCACTGATCGACTTCTTCATCGTCAATGTGGCGCTGCCCGCCATCGACACCGACCTCGCGGCCGGTCCCGCCATGCTGGAGCTGGTCGTCGGCGGTTACGGCGTCGCCTACGCCGTCCTCCTCGTCCTCGGCGGCCGCCTCGGCGACACGGCCGGGCGGCGCAGGCTCTTCCTCATCGGCATGGCCGCCTTCGGCCTCACCTCGCTCGCCTGCGGACTGGCGCCCACTGCCTGGACCCTGGTCGGCGCGCGGGTCGCCCAGGGAGCCGCGGCCGCGATGATGCTGCCGCAGGTGCTCGCCACCATCCAGGCCACCACCCAGGGACCGCGCCGCGCCCGCGCGATGAGCCTCTACGGGGCCACCGCCGGGCTGTCCATGGTCGCGGGGCAGATCCTGGGCGGCGTCCTGGTCGCCGCCGACGTGGCGGGCTCCGGCTGGCGGTCGGTGTTCCTGGTGAACGTGCCGGTCGTGCTCCTCGGACTGGTCCTCGCGGTCCGCGCGGTACCGGAGACCCGCTCCGAGCGCCCCGCCTCCGTCGACGTGCGCGGCACCCTGCTGCTCGCGCTCTCGCTGGTGTCCCTGCTGCTGCCGCTGACCGAGGGCCGCGCGACCGGCTGGCCGCTGTGGACGTGGGTCTCCCTGGCGGTCTTCCCGTTCGCGGCCACCGCCTTCTACCGCACCGAGCGCCGCCTGGACCGGCTCGGCCGGACCCCGCTGGTGCCGCCGAGCCTGCTGCGCCTCGACTCGCTGCGGCGGGGGCTGGTGATGGTCGTGCCGTTCTCGATCGGATTCAGCGGCTTCATGTTCGTCGTCGCCGTGGCCCTCCAGCAGGGCTTGCGGATGGGACCGGTGGCGGCCGGACTCGCCCTGGTGCCGATGGCGGTGTCCTTCTTCGCGGCCTCGCTCGCCGGACCCCGCCTGGTCAGCCGCTTCGGCACCCGCGTCGTCACCGCGGGCGGCGTGTTCCAGGCCGTCGGCATGGGGCTGCTGCTCCTGGCGGTGCTGCGGGACTGGCCGGACCTCGGCCTCGCCGGGATCGCCCCCGGCGTCGCCGTCGCGGGCCTCGGCCAGGGCCTCCAGCTGCCCGTCCTGATGCGGCTGATGCTCTCCGACGTACCGGCCGACCGGGCCGGTGTGGGCGGCGGGGTCATGGTCACCACCCAGCAGTCGGCGCTCGCCCTGGGCGTCGCGACCCTGGGCAGCCTCTTCCTCGCCCTGACCCCGTCCCTGGGGATGCGCGACGCCTTCGCCGTCACCCTCGCCGTACAGCTGGGGATGGTCGCGCTGACGTGCCTGCTGAGCCTGCGCCTGCCGCGCGTCATGCGCTGA
- a CDS encoding acyltransferase family protein → MATDHVLPGSAPARTSAAPPRGSTAPAPAGTAPARVTAPAAAAPQRPRTPRLDSLTGLRFPAALAVFAHHAFLPIPPLRLLGDDGTENRLAHWFAQAGGLGVSFFFVLSGFVLTWSARDRDTTTAFWRRRFVKIYPTYVVTWALALSLFALYYTSAGVAVANLFMVQVWWPEYMTNFSVDAPSWSLAVEAVFYLCFPMLLKAFRRIDPGHLKYWITGAIAAVVATPALAYALFPSDPRIPSGHDSSVSQYWFSYVLPPVRMVDFALGILVALAVKHGRWRNIGMIWSSLLLAAGYWLTFHVPYLYGQRAVMILPIVLLIAATALADVEGRTSLFRNRTMVWLGEISFAFYLLHYITMCSLRWALGADAMYSLPVTLAMLAGVGVVTVLMSWGLFAWVENPLVRRFSRSRSKSQSQSQSQSQSQGTKAG, encoded by the coding sequence ATGGCCACTGACCACGTACTGCCCGGTTCTGCGCCGGCCCGCACGAGCGCGGCGCCACCCCGCGGGAGCACCGCACCGGCCCCCGCGGGCACCGCTCCCGCCCGCGTCACCGCCCCGGCCGCCGCCGCGCCGCAGCGCCCCCGGACTCCCCGGCTGGACTCCCTCACCGGCCTGCGGTTCCCGGCCGCGCTGGCCGTGTTCGCCCACCACGCCTTCCTCCCCATACCCCCGCTGCGGCTGCTGGGCGACGACGGCACCGAGAACCGGCTGGCCCACTGGTTCGCGCAGGCGGGCGGCCTCGGCGTCTCGTTCTTCTTCGTGCTCAGCGGGTTCGTCCTGACCTGGTCGGCCCGGGACCGGGACACCACGACGGCGTTCTGGCGGCGCAGATTCGTCAAGATCTATCCGACCTACGTGGTCACCTGGGCGCTGGCCCTGTCGCTGTTCGCCCTGTACTACACCTCCGCGGGCGTCGCGGTCGCCAACCTGTTCATGGTGCAGGTGTGGTGGCCCGAGTACATGACCAACTTCAGTGTGGACGCCCCGAGTTGGTCGCTCGCGGTGGAGGCCGTCTTCTACCTCTGCTTCCCGATGCTGCTCAAGGCCTTCCGCCGCATCGATCCCGGCCACCTCAAGTACTGGATCACCGGTGCGATCGCCGCGGTGGTGGCCACCCCCGCGCTCGCCTACGCCCTGTTCCCGAGTGACCCGCGGATCCCCAGCGGTCACGACAGCTCGGTCTCCCAGTACTGGTTCAGTTACGTGCTGCCCCCGGTCCGGATGGTCGACTTCGCGCTCGGCATCCTGGTGGCGCTCGCCGTGAAGCACGGGCGCTGGCGCAACATCGGCATGATCTGGTCGAGCCTGCTGCTGGCGGCCGGGTACTGGCTGACCTTCCACGTGCCGTACCTGTACGGGCAGCGCGCCGTGATGATCCTGCCGATCGTGCTGCTGATCGCGGCCACCGCGCTCGCGGACGTCGAGGGCCGCACCAGCCTGTTCCGCAACCGCACGATGGTGTGGCTGGGCGAGATCTCCTTCGCCTTCTACCTGCTGCACTACATCACGATGTGTTCGCTGCGCTGGGCGCTCGGCGCGGACGCGATGTACTCCCTTCCGGTCACCCTCGCGATGCTGGCGGGCGTGGGCGTGGTCACCGTGCTGATGTCCTGGGGGCTCTTCGCCTGGGTCGAGAACCCGCTCGTACGCCGCTTCAGCCGGTCGCGGTCGAAGTCGCAGTCGCAGTCGCAGTCGCAGTCGCAGTCGCAGGGCACGAAGGCGGGCTGA
- a CDS encoding VOC family protein, producing the protein MTTHEAAQTVIPERYRTAVVPHIMVSDAAAALSFYGRAFGAVEEFRLDRPDGGVLHAEIRIAGAVLMLGDTSEGPFVAPDGLGGTTVALHVFVPDVDALTAAAVAAGAELVREPEDQFHGDRNAILRDPFGHLWVFLTHLEDLPEGELERRFADGAH; encoded by the coding sequence ATGACCACTCACGAGGCAGCACAGACCGTCATCCCCGAGCGCTACCGCACCGCCGTGGTGCCGCACATCATGGTGTCCGACGCGGCCGCGGCGCTCTCCTTCTACGGACGGGCCTTCGGCGCGGTCGAGGAGTTCCGCCTCGACCGCCCCGACGGCGGGGTCCTGCACGCTGAGATCCGGATCGCCGGGGCCGTGCTGATGCTCGGCGACACCTCCGAAGGACCGTTCGTCGCGCCGGACGGCCTGGGCGGCACCACGGTCGCGCTGCACGTCTTCGTCCCGGACGTGGACGCGCTCACCGCGGCGGCCGTCGCGGCGGGCGCCGAGCTGGTGCGGGAGCCCGAGGACCAGTTCCACGGAGACCGGAACGCCATTCTCCGCGACCCGTTCGGGCACCTGTGGGTCTTCCTGACCCATCTGGAGGACCTGCCCGAAGGGGAGTTGGAGCGCCGCTTCGCCGACGGCGCGCACTGA
- a CDS encoding lantibiotic dehydratase C-terminal domain-containing protein, with translation MPSTSGPEHPWLSLHFVLRTEPGAADAFLVEEVAPLLDGLVRTGGASAWSFTRRYAGGGGPHLRVRVHAAERGAVAELKRSKWVLPGTDVQDVPEASEVTEDSVAEPDGIAVCASRIAVEVVSATERGSGRLAAAADLTHATAWALGMDRFESARWLRGHAAGDASGEVARLPGAVVHARVNAVHAAQRESLARRAAALREDLGRGAAAGPVARWAAAVRETDIRETAVQEAAIQEATVREAGPGIGGGADGDARARERVWAARLHRLFDRLGAAPDEARAVCLLAAHALLDSGQPGSYFPEGHLAADRQYLERSAFRIGREHEIVPRHAPPEELPAGPEVALPAGPLPDIALRAAVTGRRTVRGRLTGPLTAAGLGTLLWGAHAVSHTTGSEPPVPHRPYPSAGALYTAGLRLFALRVDGLAPGTYHCVPERRALRRVADVPSLDEIKALSAYTSAPPDDPRTVVVDDSPAVLGLYVDLGRLRQRYGLRALRMGLLEAGHLAQSLLLTASALGLVTTPLGGFRDDLAHELFALDGLDRPLQYLLPLGRASR, from the coding sequence GTGCCGTCCACATCCGGTCCCGAACACCCCTGGCTGAGCCTGCACTTCGTCCTGCGGACCGAGCCGGGGGCGGCCGACGCCTTCCTCGTGGAGGAGGTCGCGCCACTGCTGGACGGCCTCGTCCGTACGGGCGGGGCCTCGGCCTGGTCGTTCACACGCCGGTACGCGGGCGGCGGCGGCCCGCACCTACGAGTACGGGTGCACGCCGCGGAACGGGGCGCGGTGGCGGAGCTGAAGCGATCGAAGTGGGTGTTACCGGGCACGGACGTCCAGGACGTCCCCGAGGCCTCGGAGGTCACCGAGGACTCCGTGGCCGAACCGGACGGGATCGCCGTGTGCGCCTCCCGGATCGCGGTCGAGGTGGTCTCCGCGACGGAGCGCGGCAGCGGGCGGCTGGCCGCGGCGGCCGATCTGACGCACGCGACGGCCTGGGCCCTGGGGATGGACCGCTTCGAGAGCGCGCGCTGGCTGCGCGGGCACGCGGCGGGCGACGCGTCCGGAGAGGTGGCCCGGCTGCCCGGAGCGGTGGTGCACGCGCGGGTGAACGCGGTCCACGCGGCGCAGCGCGAGAGCCTGGCCCGGCGGGCCGCGGCCCTGCGCGAGGACCTGGGGCGCGGCGCCGCCGCGGGTCCGGTGGCGCGCTGGGCGGCGGCGGTACGGGAGACGGACATCCGGGAGACGGCCGTCCAGGAGGCAGCCATCCAGGAGGCCACCGTCCGGGAGGCCGGTCCGGGCATCGGCGGCGGCGCCGACGGCGATGCCCGGGCGCGGGAGCGGGTGTGGGCGGCCCGGCTGCACCGGCTGTTCGACCGGCTCGGCGCGGCGCCCGACGAGGCCCGGGCCGTGTGCCTGCTCGCCGCCCACGCCCTCCTCGATTCCGGGCAGCCGGGCTCGTACTTCCCCGAGGGGCATCTGGCCGCCGACCGTCAGTACCTGGAGCGGAGCGCGTTCCGGATCGGCCGGGAGCACGAGATCGTTCCCCGCCACGCGCCCCCGGAGGAACTGCCCGCCGGGCCCGAAGTGGCGCTGCCCGCCGGGCCGCTGCCGGACATCGCCCTACGGGCCGCCGTCACCGGGCGGCGCACCGTCCGGGGGAGGCTGACCGGGCCGCTGACGGCGGCCGGGCTCGGCACGCTGCTGTGGGGTGCCCACGCGGTCAGCCACACGACGGGCTCGGAGCCGCCCGTCCCGCACCGCCCCTATCCGAGCGCGGGGGCCCTGTACACGGCCGGACTGCGGCTCTTCGCCCTCCGGGTGGACGGGCTGGCTCCGGGCACCTACCACTGCGTGCCCGAGCGGCGTGCGCTGCGGCGCGTGGCGGACGTACCCTCCCTCGACGAGATCAAGGCGCTGTCGGCTTACACGTCCGCGCCGCCCGACGACCCGCGCACGGTGGTCGTGGACGACTCCCCCGCGGTCCTCGGCCTGTACGTGGACCTGGGCCGGCTCCGGCAGCGGTACGGTCTGCGGGCGCTGCGGATGGGGCTGCTAGAGGCCGGTCACCTGGCACAGTCCCTGCTGCTGACGGCATCGGCGCTGGGGCTGGTGACGACCCCGCTGGGCGGTTTCCGCGACGACCTGGCGCACGAGCTGTTCGCCCTGGACGGCCTGGACCGGCCCCTCCAGTACCTCCTCCCCCTGGGCCGCGCGTCCCGATAA
- the nadE gene encoding ammonia-dependent NAD(+) synthetase produces the protein MVNLREQILVDLGVKANVVPKVEIRQRVDFLKDYLRSTPAQGFVLGISGGQDSTLAGRLCQLAAEELRAEGHEATFVAVRLPYGVQADEHDAQIALGFIRPDRSIAVNVKPSTDAVAAEAALGLRELLGEEPTLRDFVRGNIKARERMVIQYGIAGQLGMLVVGTDHAAEAVTGFFTKFGDGGVDVTPLTGLTKRQGAALLQELGAPPSAWEKVPTADLEDDRPALPDEVALGLTYAQIDDYLEGCEVAPGVAAKLESIFLATRHKRTVPVTPLDDWWRN, from the coding sequence ATGGTGAACCTAAGGGAGCAGATCCTCGTCGATCTCGGGGTCAAGGCGAACGTCGTGCCCAAAGTCGAAATCCGGCAGCGGGTCGACTTCCTCAAGGACTATCTGAGGTCGACCCCGGCCCAGGGCTTCGTCCTCGGGATCAGCGGCGGCCAGGACAGTACGCTCGCCGGCCGGCTGTGCCAGCTGGCCGCCGAGGAGCTGCGCGCCGAGGGGCACGAGGCGACCTTCGTCGCCGTGCGGCTGCCCTACGGGGTCCAGGCCGACGAGCACGACGCGCAGATCGCGCTGGGCTTCATCCGGCCGGACCGGTCGATCGCGGTGAACGTCAAGCCGAGCACGGACGCCGTGGCCGCCGAGGCGGCACTCGGCCTGCGCGAGCTGCTGGGCGAGGAGCCCACCCTGCGGGACTTCGTGCGCGGCAACATCAAGGCCCGCGAACGGATGGTGATCCAGTACGGGATCGCCGGACAGCTCGGCATGCTCGTCGTCGGCACCGACCACGCGGCGGAGGCGGTCACCGGCTTCTTCACCAAGTTCGGCGACGGCGGTGTCGACGTGACCCCGCTCACCGGTCTGACCAAGCGTCAGGGGGCGGCCCTGCTCCAGGAGTTGGGCGCACCCCCGAGTGCCTGGGAGAAGGTGCCGACCGCCGACCTGGAGGACGACCGGCCCGCGCTGCCCGACGAGGTGGCACTCGGCCTCACGTACGCGCAGATCGACGACTACCTGGAGGGCTGCGAGGTCGCGCCGGGGGTTGCGGCGAAGCTGGAGTCGATCTTCCTCGCGACCCGGCACAAGCGGACCGTCCCGGTCACTCCGCTCGATGACTGGTGGCGGAACTGA
- a CDS encoding MarR family winged helix-turn-helix transcriptional regulator produces the protein MPTSEAAAAIAAELRTAMGKLTRRVTHEDRIPLGQVAVLGVLDRDGAMTTSDLATDQRVRPQSMARAVGLLMEQNLITRRAHPTDGRKSLVELTDDGRAALEAERGRRVGWLAQAIEAELTDEERALLARSAALLERLATR, from the coding sequence ATGCCCACCTCGGAAGCCGCCGCCGCCATCGCCGCCGAACTGCGCACCGCGATGGGGAAGCTCACCCGACGCGTCACCCACGAGGACCGCATCCCGCTGGGCCAGGTCGCCGTGCTCGGTGTGCTCGACCGCGACGGCGCCATGACCACCAGCGATCTCGCCACCGATCAGCGCGTACGCCCGCAGTCGATGGCCCGGGCGGTGGGGCTGCTCATGGAACAGAACCTGATCACGCGCCGGGCGCACCCCACGGACGGCCGCAAGTCGCTGGTCGAGCTCACGGACGACGGCCGGGCCGCGCTCGAAGCGGAGCGCGGCCGCCGGGTCGGCTGGCTCGCCCAGGCCATCGAGGCCGAACTCACGGATGAGGAACGGGCGTTGCTGGCGCGCAGCGCCGCCCTGCTGGAGCGGCTCGCCACCCGCTAG
- the eno gene encoding phosphopyruvate hydratase: MSEKAVGTVSATIETVTARRIIDSRGNPTVEVDVVLADGSLGRAAVPSGASTGAREAVELRDGDSARWHGKGVDRAVAHVNGEIAESVRGRDAADQAGLDAALVALDGTAAKSRLGANAILGVSLAAAKAAAAAHRQPLYRYLGGAEAHLLPLPMMNIVNGGAHADNPLDFQEFMIAPVGADTFAEAVRMGSEVFHTLRRDLLAAGHSTGVGDEGGFAPALRTAEEALDFVMAAIERTGYRPGTDIGLIMDPASSEFFRDGVYDYAGEGVRRTPSENVDYLTKLIDAYPIVSIEDPMAENDWDGWRELTARVGDRCQLTGDDVFCTNETLLREGIRTGVGNSVLIKVNQIGTLTEALATVATAHQAGWTAVMSHRSGETEDTTIADLAVATGCGQIKTGSLSRSDRTAKYNQLIRIEEELGASARYAGRSALRRA, from the coding sequence ATGTCCGAAAAGGCAGTGGGAACCGTCAGCGCCACCATCGAGACCGTCACCGCCCGCCGGATCATCGACAGCCGGGGCAACCCCACGGTCGAGGTGGACGTCGTCCTCGCGGACGGCTCCCTGGGGCGCGCGGCCGTCCCCTCCGGCGCCTCCACCGGCGCCCGGGAAGCGGTGGAACTGCGCGACGGGGACTCCGCGCGCTGGCACGGCAAGGGTGTCGACCGCGCGGTGGCCCACGTCAACGGCGAGATCGCGGAGTCCGTGCGCGGCCGGGACGCGGCGGACCAGGCGGGTCTCGACGCCGCTCTGGTCGCTCTCGACGGCACCGCAGCCAAGTCCCGGCTCGGCGCCAACGCGATCCTCGGCGTCTCCCTCGCCGCCGCCAAGGCCGCCGCGGCCGCCCACCGCCAGCCCCTCTACCGCTACCTCGGCGGCGCCGAGGCCCACCTCCTGCCGCTGCCGATGATGAACATCGTCAACGGCGGCGCCCATGCCGACAACCCGCTGGACTTCCAGGAGTTCATGATCGCGCCGGTGGGCGCGGACACCTTCGCCGAAGCCGTCCGCATGGGCAGCGAGGTCTTCCACACCCTGCGCCGCGACCTGCTGGCCGCCGGCCACTCCACGGGCGTCGGCGACGAAGGCGGCTTCGCGCCCGCGCTGCGCACGGCCGAGGAAGCCCTCGACTTCGTGATGGCCGCCATCGAGCGCACCGGCTACCGCCCCGGCACGGACATCGGCCTGATCATGGACCCGGCGTCCTCGGAGTTCTTCCGCGACGGCGTGTACGACTACGCGGGCGAGGGCGTGCGCCGCACCCCCTCCGAGAACGTCGACTACCTGACCAAGCTCATCGACGCCTACCCGATCGTCTCCATCGAGGACCCGATGGCGGAGAACGACTGGGACGGCTGGCGCGAGCTGACCGCCCGCGTCGGCGACCGCTGCCAGCTCACCGGCGACGACGTGTTCTGCACCAACGAGACGCTGCTGCGCGAGGGCATCCGTACCGGCGTCGGCAACTCGGTCCTGATCAAGGTCAACCAGATCGGCACCCTGACCGAGGCGCTGGCCACGGTGGCCACGGCCCACCAGGCGGGCTGGACGGCCGTCATGTCGCACCGCTCGGGCGAGACCGAGGACACCACCATCGCGGACCTGGCGGTGGCGACCGGCTGCGGTCAGATCAAGACCGGCTCGCTCTCCCGCTCCGACCGCACGGCGAAGTACAACCAGCTGATCCGGATCGAAGAGGAACTGGGCGCCTCGGCCCGCTACGCGGGCCGCTCCGCACTGCGCCGGGCGTAA
- a CDS encoding ricin-type beta-trefoil lectin domain protein: MAIALRHTLALATLALTASVLPAVGAQAAETATPSLRAPGLYCLANAWDTPNISTKPCDSADRGQHWTVSGQQISLSNARGYCLANTWNAQAVSVKPCNPKDQGQYWTVSGQQISLTYAPAYCFANAWNTPNLSTKPCDTADRGQHWVIFNDQISLAAA, encoded by the coding sequence ATGGCAATCGCACTGCGTCACACGCTCGCTCTCGCCACGCTGGCCCTGACCGCCTCCGTCCTGCCGGCCGTCGGGGCGCAGGCCGCCGAGACCGCGACCCCGTCCCTGCGCGCTCCCGGCCTCTACTGCCTGGCCAACGCCTGGGACACCCCGAACATCTCCACCAAGCCGTGCGACTCCGCCGACCGAGGCCAGCACTGGACCGTCTCGGGCCAGCAGATCTCCCTCAGCAACGCGCGGGGCTACTGTCTCGCCAACACCTGGAACGCCCAGGCCGTCTCGGTGAAGCCGTGCAACCCCAAGGACCAGGGCCAGTACTGGACCGTCTCGGGCCAGCAGATCTCCCTCACCTACGCTCCGGCCTACTGCTTCGCCAACGCCTGGAACACCCCGAACCTCTCGACCAAGCCGTGCGACACCGCCGACCGCGGCCAGCACTGGGTGATCTTCAACGACCAGATCAGCCTCGCCGCCGCCTGA
- a CDS encoding maleylpyruvate isomerase family mycothiol-dependent enzyme: MNPTQHVTAVAAESARFVAAAKGADPATPVPSCPGWTLADLTRHTGSVHRWFSVLLRQRIQQPPTSRDVELSLPETAADYPDWLAESAARSAEVFAATDLDAPMWAWGLDQHARFWVRRMLFETLVHRVDAELALGLTPRIDHALAVDGIDEFLTNLPFASFFAPGTAALRGPDRTLLFRCTDGDDGWLVRLRPDGFGLVPGGADLTDPVKADATVEGTSADLLLLLYGRLDRTSEAFQQLGDEDLLTLWFTHSAF; this comes from the coding sequence ATGAACCCCACCCAGCACGTCACGGCCGTCGCGGCGGAGAGCGCGCGCTTCGTCGCCGCGGCCAAGGGTGCCGACCCCGCCACCCCGGTGCCGTCCTGCCCGGGCTGGACCCTGGCCGACCTGACCCGGCACACCGGGAGCGTGCACCGGTGGTTCAGCGTGCTGCTGAGGCAGCGCATCCAGCAGCCGCCGACCAGCCGCGACGTGGAACTGTCCCTGCCGGAGACCGCCGCCGACTATCCCGACTGGCTGGCCGAGAGCGCGGCGCGGTCCGCGGAGGTGTTCGCCGCCACCGACCTGGACGCGCCCATGTGGGCCTGGGGACTCGACCAGCACGCCCGGTTCTGGGTCCGCCGCATGCTCTTCGAGACCCTCGTGCACCGGGTCGACGCCGAACTCGCGCTCGGCCTCACACCGCGCATCGATCACGCGCTGGCGGTGGACGGCATCGACGAGTTCCTCACCAACCTGCCGTTCGCCTCTTTCTTCGCGCCCGGGACCGCGGCCCTGCGCGGACCCGACCGGACCCTCCTCTTCCGCTGCACGGACGGCGATGACGGCTGGCTGGTCCGCCTGCGCCCCGACGGCTTCGGCCTGGTGCCCGGGGGCGCCGACCTCACCGACCCGGTGAAGGCGGACGCCACGGTCGAGGGGACGTCCGCCGATCTGCTCCTGCTCCTCTACGGCCGCCTCGACCGCACCAGCGAGGCCTTCCAGCAGCTGGGCGACGAGGACCTGCTCACCCTCTGGTTCACCCACTCGGCCTTCTAG
- a CDS encoding HAD family hydrolase, with the protein MIKPVELVIFDCDGVLVDSERIAQRLQVDLGAELGWPLTPDEVVERFIGRSKQSICEQIAQRLGAETADLWWEQLMLRHREAVDAGLEAVDGLPEALAGITEAVCVASSGSHEKMRHTLGVTGLYERFAGHIFSSTEVSRGKPAPDLFLHAARRMGVDPAACVVVEDSRPGVQAARAAGMRSFGYVGGLTPAERLEGPGTIVFDDMRELPVLIAGEGR; encoded by the coding sequence ATGATCAAGCCGGTTGAACTCGTGATATTCGACTGCGACGGGGTGCTCGTCGACAGCGAACGCATCGCCCAGCGCCTCCAGGTCGACCTCGGTGCGGAGTTGGGCTGGCCGCTGACCCCCGACGAGGTCGTCGAGCGGTTCATCGGCCGCTCCAAGCAGTCCATCTGCGAGCAGATAGCGCAGCGGCTGGGCGCGGAGACGGCCGACCTCTGGTGGGAGCAGCTCATGCTGCGCCACCGGGAGGCGGTCGATGCCGGGCTCGAAGCGGTCGATGGGCTGCCCGAGGCGCTGGCCGGGATCACGGAGGCGGTCTGCGTCGCCTCCAGCGGCTCGCACGAGAAGATGCGCCACACCCTCGGTGTCACGGGGCTCTATGAGCGTTTCGCGGGCCACATCTTCAGCTCCACCGAGGTCTCGCGCGGCAAGCCCGCCCCCGACCTCTTCCTGCACGCGGCGCGGCGGATGGGCGTCGACCCCGCGGCCTGTGTGGTGGTCGAGGACAGCAGGCCCGGCGTCCAGGCGGCCCGCGCCGCCGGGATGCGCTCCTTCGGCTACGTGGGCGGACTCACCCCGGCCGAACGGCTGGAGGGCCCCGGCACCATCGTCTTCGACGACATGCGCGAGCTGCCCGTCCTCATCGCCGGGGAGGGCCGGTGA
- a CDS encoding DUF4440 domain-containing protein, translating into MSKAEIDVVTAEFFGAFDNRAGKTADLERLRRLVLPGGVIVMTGPDFTVYSVDEFIEPRRRLLTGGRLVEFSEWETSERTDITGDIASRFGEYRKSGVLDGEPFEGGGTKTIQFVRTTEGWRIAAFSWYDQPAA; encoded by the coding sequence ATGTCCAAGGCTGAAATCGACGTGGTGACCGCTGAGTTCTTCGGGGCTTTCGACAACAGGGCAGGAAAGACCGCCGACTTGGAGCGTCTCCGTCGGCTGGTCCTGCCGGGCGGCGTGATCGTCATGACCGGACCGGACTTCACGGTCTACAGCGTGGACGAGTTCATCGAACCCCGCCGCCGACTGCTGACGGGCGGCCGGCTGGTCGAGTTCAGCGAGTGGGAGACCTCCGAGCGGACCGACATCACGGGTGACATCGCGTCGAGGTTCGGTGAGTACCGCAAGTCCGGAGTCCTGGACGGCGAGCCGTTCGAAGGCGGCGGGACGAAGACGATCCAGTTCGTCCGCACCACCGAGGGCTGGCGCATCGCGGCCTTCTCCTGGTACGACCAGCCCGCCGCGTAG
- a CDS encoding SRPBCC domain-containing protein, protein MSENRIERETLIEASLERVWSLVAEPGFWVADEAQPTGGPAQEGEVTVARNAEYGDFPVRVEKVEPPTYLAYRWASAFPGQDLNDDNSTLVEFTLSREGDKTRLRVVESGFAALAGSEELRARALKDNTGGWPQVLDAFRKRAEQPSA, encoded by the coding sequence ATGAGTGAGAACCGGATCGAACGCGAAACCCTGATCGAAGCCTCTCTGGAACGGGTCTGGTCGCTCGTGGCCGAACCGGGCTTCTGGGTGGCGGACGAGGCGCAGCCGACCGGCGGCCCGGCGCAGGAGGGCGAGGTGACCGTGGCGAGGAACGCCGAGTACGGGGACTTCCCGGTACGGGTGGAGAAGGTCGAACCGCCGACCTACCTCGCGTACCGCTGGGCCAGTGCCTTCCCGGGGCAGGACCTGAACGACGACAACAGCACCCTCGTGGAGTTCACGCTCAGCCGCGAAGGCGACAAGACACGGCTCCGCGTCGTCGAGAGCGGCTTCGCGGCCCTCGCCGGGTCCGAAGAACTGCGCGCCCGCGCGCTCAAGGACAACACCGGCGGCTGGCCGCAGGTGCTCGACGCGTTCAGGAAGCGCGCCGAGCAGCCCTCCGCGTGA